Proteins found in one Microbacterium sp. LWS13-1.2 genomic segment:
- a CDS encoding WXG100 family type VII secretion target yields MADFGASYAEMEQVASSLSQARDDIQGQLDSLKSQVDTLLGEDFKTQHASGKFGEGYTELTTGLKGAVDGINDMSESLLGMMRAIQDLDQQLAGG; encoded by the coding sequence ATGGCCGATTTCGGTGCTTCGTATGCGGAGATGGAGCAGGTGGCGTCGTCGCTGTCGCAGGCTCGTGATGACATCCAGGGCCAGTTGGACTCGTTGAAGAGCCAGGTGGACACGCTGCTGGGTGAGGACTTCAAGACGCAGCACGCTTCGGGCAAGTTCGGTGAGGGTTACACGGAGCTGACGACGGGTCTGAAGGGTGCGGTGGACGGCATCAACGACATGTCGGAGTCGCTGCTCGGCATGATGCGCGCGATCCAGGACCTCGACCAGCAGCTCGCCGGCGGCTGA
- a CDS encoding BadF/BadG/BcrA/BcrD ATPase family protein: protein MTERTETGTVLAIDAGQTGIKVRVREHDLLFPGIRTHEPLLPQLAAVAHAAIERTGTEVSVVSAGVSGLTTKEADAAALLARIADPAVHEVILAHDSTTSFLGALGDTRGAVVAAGTGVVTLAVGAERVARVDGWGYLMGDAGSGYWIGREALDAVMREFDGRGPATALRAVAEERWPDLTQAYIHLQSDDDRVSVVASFAAHVARLASDGDAVSQNITVRAGGELAHSVETALRRVRSDDPDERFAACAIGGVFRSPQLHEAFASHIAASELNVTLVEPRGHGIDGAAALAGLAPQHPLAHAVSVARA from the coding sequence ATGACCGAGCGCACGGAGACAGGCACGGTACTGGCGATCGACGCCGGGCAGACCGGCATCAAGGTGCGGGTGCGGGAGCACGACCTGCTGTTCCCCGGCATCCGCACGCACGAGCCGCTGCTGCCGCAGCTCGCCGCCGTCGCGCACGCCGCGATCGAGCGCACCGGCACCGAGGTGTCGGTCGTGAGCGCGGGTGTCTCGGGGCTGACGACGAAGGAGGCGGATGCCGCGGCCCTACTCGCCCGCATCGCCGACCCGGCGGTGCACGAGGTGATCCTCGCGCACGACTCGACGACGTCGTTCCTAGGGGCACTCGGCGACACTCGAGGCGCGGTCGTCGCCGCGGGCACGGGCGTGGTCACCCTCGCGGTCGGCGCGGAGCGCGTCGCCCGCGTCGACGGGTGGGGCTACCTCATGGGCGACGCCGGCAGCGGATACTGGATCGGCCGTGAGGCGCTCGACGCCGTGATGCGGGAGTTCGACGGGCGCGGTCCGGCCACGGCGCTCCGCGCTGTGGCCGAGGAGCGGTGGCCCGACCTCACCCAGGCGTACATCCACCTGCAGTCCGACGACGACCGCGTGAGCGTCGTCGCCTCGTTCGCCGCGCACGTCGCGCGGCTGGCCTCCGACGGCGACGCGGTGTCGCAGAACATCACCGTGCGGGCCGGCGGCGAGCTCGCCCACAGCGTCGAGACCGCCCTGCGCCGGGTGCGCTCCGACGACCCCGACGAGCGCTTCGCGGCCTGCGCCATCGGCGGCGTGTTCCGCTCGCCGCAGCTGCACGAGGCCTTCGCCTCGCACATCGCCGCGAGCGAGCTGAACGTCACGCTCGTCGAGCCACGCGGTCACGGGATCGACGGCGCCGCCGCCCTCGCGGGCCTCGCCCCCCAGCATCCACTCGCCCACGCGGTGTCGGTCGCCCGAGCCTGA
- a CDS encoding methylated-DNA--[protein]-cysteine S-methyltransferase, translating into MTTATIQTLETPDGAFTLLADDAGRVLASGWTADPAAILARLSERVRPSIVETGETDAAAAVAAYYEGDLAAIDDVEVAQHGTPMQLAGWAALRRIAPGRPLTYSEFAAELGSPSAVRAAASICARNAPALFVPCHRVLRTDGSLGGFAWGLPVKRRLLDREAAVPALIA; encoded by the coding sequence ATGACCACCGCGACCATCCAGACCCTCGAGACGCCCGACGGCGCCTTCACGCTCCTCGCCGACGACGCGGGGCGCGTGCTCGCCTCGGGCTGGACCGCCGACCCTGCGGCGATCCTGGCCCGGCTGTCGGAGCGCGTGCGCCCCTCGATCGTCGAGACAGGAGAGACGGATGCCGCCGCCGCTGTGGCGGCCTACTACGAGGGCGACCTCGCCGCGATCGACGACGTCGAGGTCGCGCAGCACGGCACCCCGATGCAGCTCGCCGGCTGGGCGGCGCTGCGGCGCATCGCCCCCGGTCGTCCGCTGACCTACAGCGAGTTCGCCGCCGAGCTCGGCTCTCCGAGCGCCGTGCGCGCCGCGGCATCCATCTGCGCCCGCAACGCCCCAGCCCTGTTCGTGCCCTGCCATCGCGTGCTGCGCACCGACGGAAGCCTCGGCGGGTTCGCCTGGGGCCTGCCCGTCAAGCGGCGGCTGCTCGACCGCGAGGCCGCGGTGCCCGCGCTGATCGCGTAA
- a CDS encoding 1,4-beta-xylanase, whose product MTWGWTGVRGTWATPAASHSLRAMADHGVNWTAIAYSALQDTAQSTEVPFREAPTVTDEEVVWAIRDAKALGLKVCLKPVVNVADGTWRAYIGFFDQDVPGEPTWGEWFASYREFIVHAARIAEAECCEMLCVGCEMVRADAREAEWRALIADVSAEFSGIVTYNCDKYQEDRLSWWDAVDVVTASGYYPIDRWDAELDRIERAVAETGKPFFFMAAGCPSREGSPDRPNDWSLPGAPSGAAQLRYYEAMFAACDARPWVHGFMLWDWPPRLYAADEAAANDDYCPYGEPAGEFLRDAYHLRAGGTGMEQQR is encoded by the coding sequence ATGACCTGGGGCTGGACAGGCGTGCGCGGCACGTGGGCGACGCCCGCGGCATCCCACTCCCTGCGGGCTATGGCCGACCACGGCGTGAACTGGACGGCGATCGCGTACTCGGCCCTGCAGGACACGGCGCAGTCGACCGAGGTGCCCTTCCGTGAGGCGCCGACCGTGACCGACGAGGAGGTCGTCTGGGCCATCCGCGATGCGAAGGCGCTCGGGCTGAAGGTGTGCCTCAAGCCCGTCGTCAACGTCGCCGACGGCACGTGGCGCGCGTACATCGGGTTCTTCGACCAGGATGTGCCCGGAGAGCCGACGTGGGGAGAGTGGTTCGCGTCGTACCGCGAGTTCATCGTGCACGCGGCGCGGATCGCCGAGGCCGAGTGCTGTGAGATGCTTTGCGTCGGCTGCGAGATGGTGCGCGCCGACGCCCGCGAGGCCGAGTGGCGCGCGCTCATCGCCGACGTGAGCGCCGAGTTCTCGGGCATCGTCACCTACAACTGCGACAAGTACCAGGAGGACCGCCTCTCGTGGTGGGACGCGGTCGACGTCGTCACCGCTAGCGGCTACTACCCGATCGACCGATGGGATGCCGAACTCGACCGCATCGAGCGGGCCGTTGCCGAGACGGGCAAGCCGTTCTTCTTCATGGCGGCCGGCTGCCCCTCGCGCGAGGGCTCGCCGGACCGTCCCAACGACTGGTCGCTGCCCGGCGCCCCGTCAGGTGCGGCGCAACTGCGCTACTACGAGGCGATGTTCGCCGCCTGCGACGCGCGCCCGTGGGTGCATGGGTTCATGCTGTGGGATTGGCCGCCCCGGCTCTACGCGGCCGACGAGGCGGCTGCGAACGACGACTACTGCCCGTACGGCGAGCCCGCCGGCGAGTTCCTCCGCGACGCGTACCATCTGCGTGCGGGTGGCACAGGGATGGAGCAGCAGCGATGA
- a CDS encoding ABC transporter ATP-binding protein has product MTTSSAERLSTPRALARLLPFARPVLPRLTMGAVSALFASLLALAIPLVLEQIVQGPIASGDITAIWWGAGAILLLGLAEAGMVWLRRWFVLAPATLVEYDLRQTFYSRLQRLPVAFHDRWQSGQLLSRMMQDISMLRRWLAFGLVLLVVNVLTIAVGTALLFRWHWLLGTIFLVTSAPLWYAGYRFEKTYGTLARQSQDQAGDLATSVEESVHGIRVLKAFGRGKHALQRFTRQAETLRETELRKARAVGWIWFWLVLLPDIAFALCLGAGIYLTAMGQLQGAELIAFFAMATVLRWPMESIGFLFSFLLDARTATDRLFEVFDEENTIIDPVEPVSIERPRGALVFEGAHFRYQDAATHERDLLDGIDLAVRPGETMALVGLTGSGKTTLTTLPTRLYDVTGGRVTLDGVDVRDLTLKELRRHISMAFEDATLFSQTVRDNVLLGREDLVPGSDEAERVLREALDVAQAGFVDELPDGVDTIIGEEGLSLSGGQRQRLALARAVAARPAVLVLDDPLSALDVDTEALVEDALRQVLHETTALVVAHRPSTVMLADRVALLEAGRVTAVGTHSELLRTSSHYRHVISSLEVEEARMQAARQAQEPMGEVTL; this is encoded by the coding sequence ATGACTACGTCTTCCGCTGAGAGACTCTCTACGCCACGCGCGCTCGCGCGCCTTCTCCCCTTCGCCAGACCCGTGCTGCCGCGACTGACGATGGGCGCCGTCAGTGCGCTCTTCGCCAGCCTGCTCGCGCTGGCCATCCCGCTCGTGCTCGAGCAGATCGTCCAAGGCCCCATCGCCTCGGGCGACATCACCGCGATCTGGTGGGGGGCCGGAGCCATCCTGCTCCTCGGCCTTGCCGAAGCGGGCATGGTCTGGCTGCGCCGCTGGTTCGTGCTGGCGCCCGCGACCCTGGTCGAGTACGACCTGCGCCAGACCTTCTACTCGCGCCTGCAGCGCCTGCCGGTCGCGTTCCACGACCGCTGGCAGTCGGGTCAGCTGCTCAGCCGCATGATGCAGGACATCAGCATGCTGCGCCGCTGGCTCGCCTTCGGGCTCGTGCTGCTCGTCGTGAACGTCCTTACGATCGCCGTCGGCACGGCGCTGCTGTTCCGCTGGCACTGGCTGCTCGGAACGATCTTCCTCGTCACGTCCGCTCCGCTGTGGTACGCCGGGTACCGGTTCGAGAAGACCTACGGAACCCTCGCGCGACAGTCCCAGGACCAGGCCGGCGATCTCGCGACCTCCGTCGAGGAGAGCGTTCACGGCATCCGGGTCCTGAAGGCCTTCGGCCGCGGCAAGCACGCGCTCCAGCGCTTCACGCGGCAGGCCGAGACGCTGCGCGAGACCGAGCTGCGCAAGGCGCGCGCGGTCGGCTGGATCTGGTTCTGGCTGGTGCTGCTCCCCGACATCGCCTTCGCGCTGTGCCTGGGTGCGGGCATCTACCTGACCGCCATGGGTCAGCTGCAGGGCGCCGAGCTCATCGCGTTCTTCGCGATGGCCACGGTGCTGCGCTGGCCGATGGAGTCGATCGGCTTCCTGTTCTCGTTCCTGCTGGACGCGCGCACCGCGACCGACCGCCTCTTCGAGGTGTTCGACGAGGAGAACACGATCATCGACCCCGTCGAGCCCGTCTCGATCGAGCGCCCGCGCGGCGCGCTCGTCTTCGAGGGAGCGCACTTCCGCTACCAGGATGCGGCGACCCACGAGCGCGATCTGCTCGACGGGATCGACCTGGCCGTCCGCCCGGGCGAGACCATGGCTCTCGTCGGACTCACCGGCTCGGGCAAGACGACGCTCACCACGCTGCCCACCCGCCTGTACGACGTGACCGGCGGCCGGGTGACGCTGGACGGCGTGGACGTGCGCGACCTGACCCTCAAAGAGCTGCGCCGGCACATCAGCATGGCGTTCGAGGACGCGACGCTCTTCTCCCAGACCGTGAGGGACAACGTGCTGCTCGGCCGCGAGGACCTCGTCCCCGGCAGCGACGAAGCCGAGCGCGTGCTTCGCGAGGCGCTCGACGTCGCCCAGGCGGGATTCGTCGATGAGCTGCCCGACGGCGTCGACACGATCATCGGCGAAGAGGGGCTGTCCCTCTCCGGTGGCCAGCGACAGCGGCTCGCGCTCGCGCGCGCCGTCGCCGCCCGGCCGGCTGTGCTCGTGCTCGACGACCCGCTGTCGGCGCTCGACGTCGACACCGAGGCCCTCGTCGAAGACGCACTTCGGCAGGTCCTGCACGAGACGACCGCGCTCGTCGTGGCGCACCGCCCCTCGACCGTCATGCTCGCCGATCGCGTGGCGCTGCTCGAGGCCGGCCGCGTGACGGCGGTCGGCACGCACTCCGAGCTGCTGCGCACCAGCAGCCACTACCGACACGTGATCTCGAGTCTCGAGGTCGAGGAAGCACGCATGCAAGCCGCTCGACAAGCTCAGGAACCGATGGGGGAGGTGACCCTGTGA
- a CDS encoding glycoside hydrolase family 2 protein: MTTALSFRPLDSGWTLRAAAGPAPEGFAGTIAATVPGCVHTDLLAAGLIPDPFLDDNESALAWIGLVDWTYATTFTWTADAADRTDLVFEGLDTVTTILLNGSEIGATANQHRSYRFDVRGALVDGDNDLVVRFRSPVKYANEQSAALGVRQRPYPLPYDAIRKSACSFGWDWGIATYTSGIVKPVGLESWSLARLAQTRVVATPSGDGGTIEVDVEIERAAEASVPLSVSVAVNGPGLGDGSLPVTVVEFEGDRAHVRLDLPAVERWWPAGYGEQPLYVVDVRLQGGDGPGPLDAVHRVVGFRDVRWDMTPDESGMPFTLVVNDQPVFVKGVNWIPDDALTVRVTRDRLRRRFEQALDANLNLIRVWGGGLYESDDFYELADELGLLVWQDFLFACAAYAEEEPLRSEVEAEARENIVRLGHHASLVLLTGNNENLWGYEDWGWKQRLDGKTWGAHYYYELFPALVAELAAHVPYAPGSPFSPGMGWDGTAQTGPHPNDEQHGSMHLWEQWNRLDWTTYRDHKPRFVAEFGWQGPPAWSTLVRSISDDPLTPESPGMIVHQKAMEGNTKLTNGLIPHFRMPEAMEDWHWAMQLNQALAVRTALEHFRSWAPHTQGAIVWQLNDCWPVTSWAAIDGDERPKPLYYALKNAFAPRLATVQPRDGGLAAVLVNDTAEAWEGELLARRVGFTGDELARFTTPVSLAPRETVTVPLPTDIVTPGDAASELVVAGVDDVRGHWFFAEPRESELGAARVELRTEPTAGGTLVSLTAGSLVRDLTLLVDKVDPGAVASEALVTLLPGESMTLLVRHDGNPLAASALSDPRVLRTANELVAS; encoded by the coding sequence GTGACCACCGCCCTCTCGTTCCGTCCCCTCGACTCGGGCTGGACCCTCCGCGCCGCCGCCGGACCGGCGCCGGAAGGATTCGCCGGCACCATCGCCGCCACGGTCCCCGGCTGCGTGCACACCGACCTCCTGGCCGCGGGACTCATCCCCGATCCGTTCCTCGACGACAACGAGTCCGCGCTCGCGTGGATCGGCCTGGTCGACTGGACGTACGCGACCACGTTCACATGGACCGCGGATGCCGCAGACCGCACGGATCTCGTGTTCGAAGGGCTCGACACCGTGACGACCATCCTGCTCAACGGCAGTGAGATCGGGGCGACGGCCAACCAGCACCGCTCCTACCGGTTCGATGTGCGCGGCGCGCTCGTCGATGGCGACAACGACCTCGTCGTGCGCTTCCGCTCGCCCGTCAAGTACGCCAACGAGCAGAGCGCCGCTCTCGGGGTACGGCAGCGCCCGTACCCGCTCCCCTACGACGCCATCCGCAAGTCGGCGTGCAGCTTCGGCTGGGACTGGGGCATCGCGACGTACACCAGCGGCATCGTCAAGCCGGTCGGCCTGGAGTCCTGGTCGCTCGCGCGCCTGGCGCAGACGCGCGTGGTCGCGACGCCGTCGGGCGACGGCGGCACGATCGAGGTCGATGTGGAGATCGAGCGCGCGGCCGAGGCATCCGTCCCCCTCTCTGTGAGCGTCGCCGTGAACGGACCCGGACTAGGCGACGGCTCGCTTCCGGTCACCGTCGTCGAGTTCGAGGGCGATCGTGCGCACGTGCGACTGGACCTGCCGGCCGTCGAGCGCTGGTGGCCCGCGGGCTACGGCGAGCAGCCGCTGTACGTCGTGGACGTCCGGCTGCAGGGCGGCGACGGCCCGGGTCCGCTGGATGCCGTGCACCGCGTCGTCGGCTTCCGCGACGTGCGCTGGGACATGACGCCCGACGAGTCGGGGATGCCGTTCACACTGGTCGTCAACGACCAGCCCGTGTTCGTGAAGGGCGTGAACTGGATCCCCGACGACGCCCTCACGGTGCGGGTCACCCGCGACCGGCTGCGGCGCCGCTTCGAGCAGGCGCTCGACGCCAACCTCAACCTCATCCGCGTGTGGGGCGGCGGACTCTACGAGTCCGACGACTTCTACGAGCTCGCCGACGAGCTGGGACTGCTGGTCTGGCAGGACTTCCTGTTCGCGTGCGCCGCCTACGCCGAGGAGGAGCCGCTGCGCTCCGAGGTCGAGGCGGAGGCGCGCGAGAACATCGTGCGGCTCGGCCACCATGCCTCGCTCGTGCTGCTCACCGGCAACAACGAGAACCTGTGGGGCTACGAGGACTGGGGCTGGAAGCAGCGCCTGGACGGCAAGACCTGGGGCGCCCACTATTACTACGAGCTGTTCCCCGCGCTGGTCGCCGAGCTCGCCGCGCACGTCCCGTACGCGCCCGGAAGCCCGTTCAGCCCCGGCATGGGCTGGGATGGCACGGCGCAGACCGGGCCGCACCCCAACGACGAGCAGCACGGCTCCATGCACCTGTGGGAGCAGTGGAACCGACTCGACTGGACGACGTACCGCGACCACAAGCCCCGGTTCGTCGCCGAGTTCGGCTGGCAGGGCCCCCCGGCGTGGAGCACCCTCGTCCGCTCCATCAGCGACGACCCGCTCACCCCTGAATCGCCCGGCATGATCGTGCATCAGAAGGCGATGGAGGGCAACACCAAGCTCACGAACGGCCTGATCCCCCACTTCCGGATGCCGGAGGCCATGGAGGACTGGCATTGGGCGATGCAGCTCAACCAGGCGCTGGCCGTGCGCACGGCACTCGAGCACTTCCGCTCATGGGCGCCGCACACCCAGGGCGCGATCGTCTGGCAGCTGAACGACTGCTGGCCGGTGACGTCGTGGGCGGCCATCGACGGAGACGAGCGCCCGAAGCCCCTGTACTACGCGCTGAAGAACGCGTTCGCCCCGCGTCTGGCGACCGTGCAGCCGCGTGACGGCGGGCTCGCGGCCGTCCTCGTGAACGACACCGCCGAGGCCTGGGAGGGCGAGCTCCTCGCGCGCCGCGTCGGGTTCACGGGCGACGAGCTCGCCCGGTTCACCACGCCGGTCTCCCTCGCACCGCGCGAGACGGTCACCGTTCCTCTCCCCACCGACATCGTCACGCCCGGCGACGCGGCGAGCGAGCTCGTCGTCGCCGGCGTCGACGACGTGCGCGGCCACTGGTTCTTCGCCGAGCCGCGCGAGTCGGAGCTCGGCGCCGCGCGTGTCGAGCTCCGCACCGAGCCCACCGCGGGCGGCACGCTGGTCTCGCTCACCGCGGGCTCCCTGGTGCGCGACCTCACCCTGCTGGTCGACAAGGTCGACCCGGGCGCGGTCGCCTCCGAGGCACTCGTGACGCTGCTGCCGGGCGAGAGCATGACGCTGCTCGTGCGACACGACGGCAACCCCCTCGCGGCATCCGCGCTCTCCGATCCTCGGGTGCTGCGCACGGCCAACGAGCTGGTCGCGTCGTGA
- a CDS encoding ABC transporter ATP-binding protein: protein MSTTVTGTSGEDRSDYTRAESKEIRRRSLRLLGSLITPVRGQLILAGVVLVISTALRVAGPWLIGIGINNALPAAVERMDWMPTILVVLVYLVTAIGGAALIGWYVVVAARLTQAIMLDLRKRIFLHTQRLSLEFHESYTSGRIISRQTSDLDTIRELLDGGLNELVSGILYGAFTLAALYIVDWQSGVILTVMGIPLYLLMRWFYSRSQLVYRESRVISAKVIVKFVETMTGIRAVKAFRKEDRNDEEFGAVAMDYRDVNMRSIRLFGTFEPGLMAVASVTLAVVIAWGGIRVVDGAMEIGFLLSAVLYVRNFFSPLQEVAFFLNSYQSATAALEKVSGVLEEEPTVPDPKHPVDLWTAKGHLEFRNVEFGYGTGRTILPDFSLDIPAGQTIALVGTTGAGKSTLAKLVSRFYDPTKGAVTLDDVDLRSLHPKDLRRAIVMVTQEAYLFSGTVADNIALGKPDATLDEIKAAAKAVGADAFIEALPDGYDTDVNKRGGRVSAGQRQLVSFARAFLANPAVLILDEATASLDMPSERQIQDALQTLLADRTAIIIAHRLSTVAIADRVLVMEHGRIIEDDAPDALIGGDGKFAQLHSAWRESLV, encoded by the coding sequence GTGAGCACCACAGTGACCGGAACCAGCGGCGAAGACCGCTCCGACTACACGCGCGCCGAGAGCAAGGAGATCCGCAGGCGCTCGCTGCGCCTGCTCGGCTCGCTCATCACGCCGGTGCGCGGGCAGCTGATCCTCGCCGGCGTCGTGCTGGTGATCTCGACCGCGCTGCGCGTCGCGGGCCCCTGGCTCATCGGTATCGGCATCAACAACGCGCTGCCCGCTGCGGTGGAGCGGATGGACTGGATGCCGACGATCCTCGTCGTGCTGGTCTACCTGGTGACGGCGATCGGCGGTGCCGCCCTCATCGGCTGGTACGTCGTGGTGGCCGCGCGCCTCACGCAGGCGATCATGCTCGATCTGCGCAAGCGCATCTTCCTGCACACGCAGCGACTCAGCCTGGAGTTCCACGAGTCGTACACGTCGGGCCGCATCATCTCGCGTCAGACGAGCGACCTCGACACCATCCGCGAGCTGCTCGACGGTGGCCTCAACGAGCTCGTCTCCGGCATCCTGTACGGCGCATTCACGCTGGCTGCGCTGTACATCGTGGACTGGCAGTCCGGTGTGATCCTAACGGTGATGGGCATTCCGCTGTACCTGCTCATGCGCTGGTTCTACTCGCGCTCGCAGCTGGTGTACCGGGAGTCCCGCGTCATCAGCGCCAAGGTGATCGTCAAGTTCGTCGAGACGATGACCGGCATCCGCGCGGTGAAGGCCTTCCGCAAGGAGGACCGCAACGACGAGGAGTTCGGCGCCGTGGCGATGGACTACCGCGACGTGAACATGCGCTCGATCCGCCTGTTCGGCACGTTCGAGCCGGGGCTCATGGCCGTGGCGTCGGTGACGCTCGCGGTCGTGATCGCGTGGGGCGGCATCCGTGTCGTGGACGGCGCGATGGAGATCGGCTTCCTGCTGTCAGCGGTGCTGTACGTCCGCAACTTCTTCTCTCCGCTGCAGGAGGTCGCGTTCTTCCTGAACTCGTACCAGTCGGCGACGGCGGCGCTCGAGAAGGTGTCGGGCGTGCTGGAGGAGGAGCCCACGGTTCCCGACCCGAAGCACCCGGTCGACCTCTGGACGGCGAAGGGCCACCTCGAGTTCCGCAACGTGGAGTTCGGATACGGCACGGGGCGCACCATCCTGCCGGACTTCTCGCTCGACATCCCCGCCGGGCAGACGATCGCGCTCGTCGGCACGACGGGCGCGGGCAAATCGACGCTCGCCAAGCTCGTGTCGCGGTTCTACGACCCGACGAAGGGCGCGGTCACGCTCGACGACGTCGACCTGCGGTCCCTGCACCCGAAGGACCTGCGCCGAGCGATCGTCATGGTCACGCAGGAGGCCTACCTCTTCAGCGGCACGGTCGCCGACAACATCGCGCTCGGCAAGCCCGACGCGACGCTCGACGAGATCAAGGCCGCCGCCAAGGCGGTGGGGGCGGATGCCTTCATCGAGGCCCTGCCGGACGGCTACGACACCGACGTGAACAAGCGCGGCGGCCGCGTGTCGGCGGGACAGCGTCAGCTGGTCTCGTTCGCGCGCGCGTTCCTCGCGAACCCGGCGGTGCTCATCCTCGATGAGGCGACGGCGTCGCTCGACATGCCGTCCGAGCGGCAGATCCAGGATGCCCTGCAGACCCTGCTCGCCGACCGCACCGCGATCATCATCGCGCACCGTCTGTCGACGGTCGCGATAGCGGACCGCGTGCTGGTCATGGAGCACGGCCGCATCATCGAGGACGACGCCCCCGATGCGCTGATCGGCGGCGACGGCAAGTTCGCCCAGCTCCACAGTGCGTGGAGGGAGTCGCTGGTCTGA
- a CDS encoding Ada metal-binding domain-containing protein — protein sequence MSLTMTPGARLGAMSFDERYRAIDSRDARFDGQFVTAVRSTGIYCRPSCPARTPKPSNVTFYPTSAAAHEAGYRACKRCLPEAAPGSPQWNLRGDTAGRAMRLIADGVVEREGVPGLARRLGYSPRHLTRLLTTELGAGPLALSRAHRAQTARMLLVGTDLPAADVAFSSGFASVRQFNDTIREVFGMPPLELRARRRLSRPGERQAAAPAQGAPGVTIDLALPHRGALDAAGLFAWMAARAVPGAEAATASTFARTLRLPHGPSWFELRLDDVGRVRLRAAMTNLADLSTLVTRARRLFDLDADPVAVDESLAQHPQLAPQVAGLPGIRVPGAADPHEMLIRAMVGQQITVVAARTALTALTAALGEEVPAFAGMLSGTPAAAPEAAAADPAGVGAADAPVPVRLFPTMSAIAERGGEVLRGPAARIRAITGAAAALADGTLTLTPGDDAVEQRAALLAMPGIGPWTADYVRMRVLADPDVFLPGDVAVRAGAAALGLPAEPRALDDWAARTAPWRSYLTAHLWNAVPPRAPATARAARPLREARADASVPSTPSPSTTGGLS from the coding sequence ATGAGCCTCACCATGACACCCGGCGCGCGCCTCGGCGCCATGTCATTCGACGAGCGCTATCGAGCGATCGACTCGCGCGATGCGCGCTTCGATGGGCAGTTCGTGACGGCGGTCCGCTCCACGGGCATCTACTGCCGGCCGAGCTGCCCCGCCCGCACCCCCAAGCCGTCGAACGTCACGTTCTATCCGACGAGCGCGGCCGCCCACGAGGCGGGCTACCGCGCGTGCAAGCGGTGCCTTCCTGAAGCGGCACCGGGCTCACCGCAGTGGAACCTCCGGGGCGACACCGCGGGCCGCGCCATGCGCCTCATCGCCGACGGCGTGGTCGAGCGCGAGGGCGTTCCCGGGCTCGCGCGGCGGCTCGGCTACTCCCCGCGGCACCTGACGCGGCTCCTCACGACCGAGCTCGGTGCCGGACCCCTGGCCCTCAGCCGCGCGCACCGGGCGCAGACGGCCCGCATGCTGCTCGTGGGCACCGATCTGCCGGCCGCCGACGTCGCCTTCTCGTCGGGCTTCGCGAGTGTGCGGCAGTTCAACGACACCATCCGCGAGGTGTTCGGGATGCCGCCGCTCGAGCTCCGCGCGCGGCGACGGCTGTCGCGACCCGGCGAACGGCAGGCCGCTGCGCCCGCGCAGGGCGCGCCCGGCGTCACGATCGACCTGGCGCTCCCGCACCGGGGTGCGCTCGATGCCGCGGGTCTCTTCGCATGGATGGCCGCCCGCGCGGTGCCGGGCGCCGAGGCGGCCACCGCCTCGACGTTCGCCCGCACGCTGCGTCTTCCCCACGGGCCGTCATGGTTCGAGCTCCGCCTGGACGACGTGGGCCGTGTCCGCCTGCGCGCGGCGATGACGAACCTCGCGGATCTGTCGACCCTCGTCACGCGTGCGCGGCGTCTGTTCGACCTCGATGCCGACCCGGTCGCCGTCGACGAGTCGCTGGCGCAGCATCCGCAGCTCGCTCCGCAGGTCGCGGGTCTTCCGGGCATCCGCGTGCCGGGCGCCGCCGACCCGCACGAGATGCTCATCCGGGCCATGGTCGGCCAGCAGATCACGGTCGTGGCCGCACGCACGGCGCTCACGGCGCTGACCGCGGCGCTCGGCGAGGAGGTGCCCGCCTTCGCGGGCATGCTCTCCGGGACCCCTGCGGCCGCCCCCGAAGCGGCGGCCGCCGACCCAGCTGGCGTCGGCGCAGCGGACGCGCCTGTCCCTGTCCGGCTGTTCCCGACGATGTCCGCGATCGCCGAGCGCGGGGGAGAGGTGCTGCGCGGGCCCGCCGCCCGCATCCGTGCGATCACCGGAGCGGCCGCCGCCCTCGCCGACGGCACGCTCACCCTCACCCCGGGCGACGACGCGGTCGAGCAGCGGGCGGCCCTCCTGGCGATGCCCGGCATCGGCCCGTGGACCGCCGACTACGTGCGCATGCGGGTGCTCGCCGACCCCGACGTCTTCCTGCCGGGCGACGTCGCCGTCCGCGCGGGCGCCGCCGCTCTCGGGCTCCCCGCCGAGCCGCGCGCGCTCGACGACTGGGCTGCGCGCACCGCGCCGTGGCGCAGCTACCTCACCGCTCACCTGTGGAACGCGGTCCCGCCGAGGGCGCCCGCCACAGCACGCGCCGCACGACCGCTCCGCGAGGCGCGAGCGGACGCATCCGTCCCATCCACTCCGTCCCCATCGACCACCGGAGGCTTGTCATGA